GGCCCGCTCAGCAGTGCCGAACACCTCAAGCGAGTTGCCGGCTTCATCAAGCGCCTGCCCGAACATGCTGTAATCGAAACAGGGGGCAATCGCCAAGGAACCGTGGGGTTCTTCCATGAGGCCACAGTAGTGTCCGGCTTAAGGCAGGACGACGAACTGGTGCAGGAAGAAGTTTTCGGGCCCATCGTGACTGTGCAGAAGTTCTCGACAGATTCCGAAGCCCTGAAGTTGGCCAACGACGTAGACTACGGCCTGGCATCGTCAGTCTGGACCCAGAACCACACACGGGCAATGCAGTTCGCAAAGAAGCTGGACTTCGGGTGCGTTTGGATCAACACCCATATCCCGCTCGTCGCCGAAATGCCTCACGGCGGCTTCAAGCAATCCGGCTATGGTAAAGACCTCTCAGTGTACGGTCTGGAAGAGTACACGCGAATCAAGCACGTCATGAGCTACATCGGAACCGATCACCGTGGGTAACGGGCAGGAGGCGCCCCAGGCGACGCCCAGTGGCATGGGTGATGGTGAGCATCTCGCAGTTTTGGGATACCAGGACACCTTCGAGCGGTCGATGTCCTTGTGGGCAAACTTCGCGCTCGGATTCACCTACCTTTCACCATTGGTTGGCGTCTACTCACTGTTCGCCATCGCCATGTCTACCGGCGGTCCGCCGTCGGTATTCTGGATCCTGATCGTCGGAGGAGGCCAGCTGCTGGTGGCTCTGGTGTTCGGTGAGGTGGTCTCGCAGTACCCCATCCACGGTGGTATTTATCCGTGGACCCGTCGGCTGTGGGGCCGACGGTATGCTTGGATGTCGGCCTGGATCTACATCTGGGCCATGATTGTCACCATCACCTCCGTAGCGCAGTTCGGCAGCGGGTTCCTGGCAAGCCTCTTTGACCTCGAATTGACTCGGGAGGCCACGCTGTGGCTATCGATCCTCCTGCTGGGCGTGGCGCTGGCCTTGAACTTCACCGGTACCAAGACCCTGGGCCGGGTGGCACGGATCGGCCTGGTCGCGGAATTGGTTGGAGTCATTGCCGTGGGTCTTTACCTCCTGATCTTCCAGCGTAAGCAGGAATTCGGTGTTTTCTTTGACTCCATGGGCGTCCAGGGGAATGAGAGCTACGCGACTGCTTTCGTGGGCGCCGCCCTGGCCGGGCTTTTCCTGTTCTACGGGTTCGAGGCCTGCGGTGATGTGGCCGAGGAAGTAAGCGATGCTGCGCGTCGTATCCCACGGGCGATGGTCATGACCATCTTCGTGGGTGGCATATCTGCACTATTCTCTTTTTGCGGCTACGTGCTCGCAGCACCGAACCTGCAGGAGATCGTGAACGGGGAGGACGCCGACCCGATCCCGGCCATCCTGGAGGCAGCACTGGGCCCCATCGGCGCCAAGGTGTTCCTGGTCATCGCCATTACCGCGTTCCTGTCGTGCGTCCTCAGCCTCCAGGCTGCGGCCAGCCGGCTTATTTTTTCCTTCGCCCGTGATGGAATGATGCCCGGACACAGGTGGCTGTCCAAGGTCTCCGGGACCGCCAAAGTGCCCACCAATGCGCTGATCGTGGCCTGCAGCATCCCGCTGCTGCTGTGCATCATCATCTATCTTGGCTCTGACGGCCTTCTGACACAGGTTACGTCCTTTGCGGTTCTCGGCATCTACGTAGCGTTCCAGTCCGTGGTGCTCGCATCCCTCCGGCAGAGGATCAAGGGCTGGCGTCCGGCTGGGCCGTTCAGCCTCGGGGCCGCCGGATTCGTCATCAATGTCGCCGCCCTCGCATACGGCGTGTTCGCCATGGTGCTGTTAGCTTTGCCCGGCAGCACGGGTGATTTCCTGTCCGATTGGACGGTCCTTACGGGATTGGCGATCGTCAGCGGAACCGGCCTTCTGTATCTGCTTGTGGCCCGTCCGGATGCAAAGTCCACGGCCCCCAGCGGTGACGCCCTCAGGGTCGCGGCACTGTTGCGTCAACACCAGGACAGAAAATTGGCCGATCACGTCGAATCCCCACTCGAAAAGTGAAATCCATGCCACAAAAGCCCTTTGACGTTCCATGTGAGGAAACGGCGTAGCCAGACGGAAGCCCGTCCAGTGCTGGACGGCGGACTTAGGTCCGCCGTCCAGCCTGCCGTCCACCAGCCCGTTGACGGTGAGTTCCGTGATGTTGGCCGATCCACTGGCCCAGGGTGTGACCTGGTGCCAGGAGGAGTCGTAGTCCGGGAAGCAGTTCCAACCAAACGAAGGCCATGACCAGCACCACTGGAGCGACGACAGCTTGCTCACCTCAAATCAGGGATTCTTGTAAGTGACCCAGGCACTGGCTCAGTCTCGTCAACCCTAGACCAGAGGTTCCCTATGGTTGGGGCATCAACGGTCGTTGGCCGGGGAAGCTGCGCTGCGGAGGTGCATCACGGGTAAGTGTTCCGCATCGACATCATCGCGGCGCTCGGACGCTGCACGCACTGTGGGTCAGTCAGGGCTTTTGGCGAGACCATGGTCTTCACCGACGCGCCCGGAATTGTGGTCCGGTGCCGCGATTGCCAGGGCGTGCTGCTGCGATTGGTCCAAACACCAACCAAATACTGGCTGGATTTGAGCGGGCTCAGCTACTTGGAGATCGACCGCGAAGAGTAGACGCCAATCGCGCTGGCACCGCGAAGGGCTGGCTACGTCTCTATTGATGACTTCTGCTGCTCGGCCATGATGCTCCCCAAATGGATCGAAAATTCGCAGGTGTTCCTGTCCAACCTAATGTGTACGGAGCCAGTTTTGTGCGTTCACGGCCCAGGGGTCCGTGGTCCGACCCCTGGGCAGCCGCTTCTGTCTTTGCGTCACTTTGCTGCCGTGGGCGCATTCTCGGCGAGCCGCTTGTTGAGCCGGTCGACCTCATCCAAGACTTCCGTTGCAGCCCAGGCCCGGTGGCGCTGGGATGTCCCGACCAAGCTGATGACTCCGGCCTCGGTGAGCCGTTCCAGAGCGCCGTACACCGACTTCTCAGCAACGCCGGCAGCGTAGGCGGCGCTGTGGGCCACAAACACGGGCCGCTCGAGCAGCCAGGGGATGATCTTCTCGTCGGCAGACCCCTTTCGGGGTTTCGCCATCTCCACCCACTGTGCAGGCAGGGCATCCAAGGCTGATACGGATTCACGTGCCGCATCCGAAGCGTGGAGAGCTGATTGAGCCAGATACAGGACGAAAGGGTCAACATCGCCGGTCCGGTAGTTGTTGATCAGGCTGAAGTACATGTCGACGTTGGCGACCATCGCCGAGGCAATGGGTGTGACGGTGTTCTTGGTGAGTCCGCGACGACGGGAGATCGCTCCGATTAGAGCACGCCCGATGCGTCCGTTGCCGTCTGTGAAGGGGTGAATGGACTCAAACTGGGCGTGAGCGATGGCGGCCTGAGCCATGATCGGGATGTCCTTGCGGTTGCAAAAGACCATTAGGTCTGCCATCAGGTCGGGAACGAGCTCCGGCGGGGGTGGGACGTGTAAAGCTCCGCGAGGCGAGTAATCGCTGCCACCGATCCAGTTCTGAACATCCCGCACCTTCCCGGCGTTTGGGCCGTCCACCGGATCGTCCTTCATGAGGGTGTGATGAGCCGCGAGCAGGTCCTTCAGCAG
This genomic stretch from Micrococcaceae bacterium Sec5.1 harbors:
- a CDS encoding DUF6510 family protein; translated protein: MFRIDIIAALGRCTHCGSVRAFGETMVFTDAPGIVVRCRDCQGVLLRLVQTPTKYWLDLSGLSYLEIDREE
- a CDS encoding amino acid permease codes for the protein MGNGQEAPQATPSGMGDGEHLAVLGYQDTFERSMSLWANFALGFTYLSPLVGVYSLFAIAMSTGGPPSVFWILIVGGGQLLVALVFGEVVSQYPIHGGIYPWTRRLWGRRYAWMSAWIYIWAMIVTITSVAQFGSGFLASLFDLELTREATLWLSILLLGVALALNFTGTKTLGRVARIGLVAELVGVIAVGLYLLIFQRKQEFGVFFDSMGVQGNESYATAFVGAALAGLFLFYGFEACGDVAEEVSDAARRIPRAMVMTIFVGGISALFSFCGYVLAAPNLQEIVNGEDADPIPAILEAALGPIGAKVFLVIAITAFLSCVLSLQAAASRLIFSFARDGMMPGHRWLSKVSGTAKVPTNALIVACSIPLLLCIIIYLGSDGLLTQVTSFAVLGIYVAFQSVVLASLRQRIKGWRPAGPFSLGAAGFVINVAALAYGVFAMVLLALPGSTGDFLSDWTVLTGLAIVSGTGLLYLLVARPDAKSTAPSGDALRVAALLRQHQDRKLADHVESPLEK
- a CDS encoding Fic family protein; translation: MTDSWPAHGSKTMLWKSSGRPPREDREFTEVVASLPPRISDLWYSPSRETIVALEEAAVAVASLDVTASTRMAAISGFLLRSEAVSSSKIEHVNANREDYARAMVGLKASDNARSMVAAADAVQAMINAAGHTGEILLKDLLAAHHTLMKDDPVDGPNAGKVRDVQNWIGGSDYSPRGALHVPPPPELVPDLMADLMVFCNRKDIPIMAQAAIAHAQFESIHPFTDGNGRIGRALIGAISRRRGLTKNTVTPIASAMVANVDMYFSLINNYRTGDVDPFVLYLAQSALHASDAARESVSALDALPAQWVEMAKPRKGSADEKIIPWLLERPVFVAHSAAYAAGVAEKSVYGALERLTEAGVISLVGTSQRHRAWAATEVLDEVDRLNKRLAENAPTAAK